A region of the Apium graveolens cultivar Ventura chromosome 6, ASM990537v1, whole genome shotgun sequence genome:
tcaaCAATATGATTCGTTTTACatttttggaaaaaaaatatACAAAACGAAGTGCGGTTATGAAATGAAATTTTGGGCTGTTGATGAATCTCGATGAATCTCTTTCTCACAAGTCACAAGGAACAGCAAACTCCCGGTCTATAGCGCTCTCTCTCTCACGGTGACTCTCATTCCTCCCCGCCAATTATGAATTCCTTGCGCCATTTCCGACTTCACACACCATTTTCACACACTAATCACCCCTTCCTCCCTCTCTTTCTCCACACCCAAACAACCCCCCCTTCACCAAATCTTGACATACCCACCATTTCTCAACTCATTACTCCAACACTGGTCTCTACTCAAAACCCTTCTTAAACCCACTTCCCCTATAACACTTCTCCAATTATTATTTAACCATTCCACTCATCCTGAGGTAATCTACTCTTTCTTCAAATGGTCTCAAGTTCATTATAAGCTTTCACATTGTCTTGAACATTATTGTAGACTCTTTCATTTACTTGCAAATGCTAAAAAGTATAGAAAGATTCGATCTTTATTGCATTTATTTGTTAATATGGAGAGGATAGCTGTTCTTCTGTGTTTCATACTCTTTTGAATTTTGGTGATAGGGTTTCTTATAGTTCTGTGATTGTTGATATGTTGATTTTGGCCTATGTTAATAATTGTCATGTGACTTTGGCTTTAGAGGGGTTTGAGAGAGCTGGGGATTATGGGTTTAGGTTGTCGGTTTTTTTCGTGTAATGCTTTGTTGAATTTGGTTGTCAAAGAGGGGAGGTTTCGGGTTGTTGAGTTTTTGTATAAGGAGATGATTAGGAGGAGGGTTGAGCTTAATTTGATTAGTTTTAATATTGTAATTAATGGGTTTTGTAAGGCTGGGAAGTTGCATAAGGCTAGTGATGTTGTTGAGGATATGAAGGTGTGGGGGATTGAGCTGTCGGTCATTACTTATAACACGCTAATTGATGGGTATTGTAAGAAGGGGAGTACAGGGAAAATGTTGAAAGCTGATGCGTTATTGAAGGAAATGGTGGCTAATAAAATTTCACCGAATGAAGTTACGTATAGTATACTCATTGATGGGTTTTGCAAGGATGGAAGTGTATCTGCCGCTGTGAGAATTTTTAAGGAAATGCAAGTTCAGGGGTTCACATCTAGTGTGGTTGCTTATAATGCACTAATTAACGGGCTTTGTAGTGATGGGGAAATAGATAAAGCTCTTGTTTTGAGGGATGAGATGGCGGCCTCAGGTTTGCAGCCGAATATTGTTACTCTCAATGCTCTTATAAATGGGTTATCTAAGAAGAATATGCTGAAGGAAGCTAAAGACTTGTTTGATGGCATTGTTAAACAAGGTTTGCATGCAAATGTACTTACATATAATACATTAATTGATGCCTATTGCAAAGCTGGAGAACTAGAAGAAGCAATCAAGCTACGTAGTCTGATGTTGGACCACACGGTCATCCCCGATGTTTCGACCTATAATTGTTTTATTGGTGGTTATAGTAGAAAGGGGAACAATGAAGCTGCTAGTAAGCTTTTAGATGAAATGAGGGATAAGGGCCTGCGTCCCAATGTTGTTACTTACAACATCCGAGTAGATGCATTATGCAATATGGGAAAATCAAGAGATGCGGTCAAACTTTTAGATGAGATGTTTGACTTGGGTTTGAGACCATCTCACATAACATACAACATTTTGATGGATGGTTATTGCAGGGAAGGCAATCTGCGAGCAGCTTTAAATTTGAGGAGACGAATGGAGAAACAAGGGCTGCAACCAAATATTGTAACATATAATGTGTTACTTAAGGGCTTATGCGAGAAGGGGAAGCTGGAAGACGCGAATACATATCTGAATCAGATGCTGGAGAAGGGTTTAATCCCTAATAAAATAACCTATGACATTGTTAGAGAAGGGATGATAGAGAAGGGATTTGTTCCAGATATTGACGGGCATCTCTACACTAGTTCTGTAAGCACTTGACTTGCACAAACAATATGGATTGGTACCATTGCCAACGAGATTAACTTATAAATTGAAAAGTTGACAGACTGCCAATTTGTATTTGTACCTTGGAGAAAGGAGTATCCAGACAGAAAAAGTTCATGCAAGTGTATTTGTCTTAATACTTTAAGTACTGCAATAGTACTAGTCTATTACAAAAAACATTGTTTTATAGGTCAAAACACGCTAAACTTCccaaatatttttagaatttgCTCATTGTGTTCTTGAGTTGTGTATTAATGAACGAACTTATAATCTTTTAGGAAAAAGCTTAATATTAACCGACTATTGGATGGTCAACGTCCAATTTGTAATATAATCTTTTAAAATTAATGAAGAGCTAGAAATTTTGAGATGAGCAAAAAGTTGTGAATAGCACGCTTATCCCTCTACTATTATTTTTCTTGATCAATAATCTTTATCCACTAGATGCTAAAAAATATTATGGGATTTAACTCTAAAGTTGTCTCAGTTATTATGTAACTGTACAATCTCTATAAAAACAAGTGGAGAGAAGGTTAAATGTGAACTTGTAAATAAGAAACTCTCAAATGCTCTTTGTGCAGAATGTGAGAAATCTAGTTCCCATATGATTGATAAGAGGAGCTAAACTTGGATTGTGGATTTCTTGCAGCATTAAATATTAGTTAAGACATAGGTGAATATCCCAAGTTGGACTGTATTTTGGATGGACAACTAAGGTTTGGTTATCATCATACATATGCATGTGAGTATGTTTGCCTGAACTAAGTTACGAGTTTATATGGACATTTTTAATGGAATTTTGGCTGTTTCATTTTCATCGAAATCTTTAATGGTTACTGACTTGTTGGCTAATAAGAACCGCCTGTAGTCAAGTTGTAGTATGCTATATTTATGATCCATTTATCTTCTAGTCTTCTTTGTAGAGACCGCAGAGCTCCATGTTAAGGACAGAAGCAATATCGGTGCTTTGGTATCGCATGATTTCGTTCTTGGTGGAAATCAGGTATTACAAATCTACATATTTGGATAAATAGGTTTTGTCAGAAGTTAGTATGACCAATATGCATATGCGAATAGAGCTAGAGAATATTACTTGGAGTAAAGAATGGAGCTCTAATAGTTACATATAATTTTGTTCTTTTGGAAGTTAAAATATGATGTGTGTAAGCGTATAttatttgatgaatagggtatcAAAAAGACCCCTCTAAAATTGGAAACTGTAGTATCCTTTACTTATACCCATATATAAATATGATCATTTGATCTTGTTGTAGGATTACTGGGCTATTTGTCTTCATAAGAAATCTCCGAAGTATTCCTGTTAGTCTCCGAGATTTCTGTATTTCGTTAACATTTAAAAATTTAGACTTGTAGATTCCAGAGAGTTTCACCGTAAAAAAGTGTTGGAGTCTCATTTCATGTTCAGAAACCGGCAATTTTCTGAGGACATTAGCCTAAAGTTTGCACCAAACTGGAGCTTAAGAAGCGGTGCAAGAAAGCGAAGTTGAAGAATGCTTTCAGCCTTGGTAATGATGAATAATTCAGCTCTTTTGCTTGCATATCTGTGATTTTCTGAGGAGCATAGATGGGACATTAATAGATGTAGAATATTTTTATTGGCACTATGGCCAGTTTCCGCTTGTCTAAGTCGATCTTTGTCTAGACACTGTTGATGCAGGCTGCGATATTATAAAATAATAGAGTATTCTCGATTTTTTTAAGACATGGCCATATTGTAGATAGAATGTACTGTAAGTTACAGTCTGTAACGGTGGTTTTCCCGAAGACACAAGTGTGATCACCTTGTTCAGGtaaaaaaaattcttttctaGGTGTATTCTTTTCTCCCAGATTGTTTTGTTGATAACTGCTTTTACTTTGCATGATTCTGTTTTTTAAATACAGCTGTTGCGCAAATCAATCTTTAATACGCCAGTTTTGGGGGAATTTCATAGTGTTATTTCATGTTTGCAAATTGTGGGTGATAATAAGGCGGCCTCAATGATTGAGGCGAAAGAAGCTATAATGTGGTGGGATTAATTTTGCAATGTCGAGGTTATATTTACTTTAGTTGTAAATCTGACTTGGAATTAAACATTTACGGTTTCATAttaaatcattatttttattttgttgtCAAAAAGTCCGCAGTAGTACTGGCTAATACGAATTCCGGTCATCAATGAATGACATACGTATAACCTTATTGATTGTTTCTATAATTGAGTTATTTCCTGTTAAAATAAAATAGTCGGGGCCCATATTACTGCAATTAAGtctaaatatttttcaatgactTCGATCTTATCCCTCCATTGAATATATTAATAAACTTCGTACGAATCTATGTTGATGTCAAATTAttgtgtatatgcccaataaacaatctgtatTCTAATTTATActggaatatagattatttacAAAAGTCCTTTGTTCTTATTTGCTTATCAAAatcagtattgttgagttatgtATTATAGCTTCACTCTACTAACATATCAAACTAAGCATAATTCATGCATTATTGATTCAAACTAAAACTTTACTTTTAACTAAACTATAATCATGTTTtgtaaaaatattaataaaactTTATACGTGTATGAACATATATGAATATTGATATATTTATCtgaaaatatatttattttaaaaaattaaataaacaaacttaatatttcagtttaaatttaatttttttaaaattataaaatattaaaaatctGTGCCTAGCTGGTAAGCCTGGAGTTACATTTAATCGTTTGGTATACACATAGTTATACTCATTGATTCAGACAAACACCAACTTTTGTCTGGTTTAGCAATTTGAATT
Encoded here:
- the LOC141665539 gene encoding uncharacterized protein LOC141665539 is translated as MGLGCRFFSCNALLNLVVKEGRFRVVEFLYKEMIRRRVELNLISFNIVINGFCKAGKLHKASDVVEDMKVWGIELSVITYNTLIDGYCKKGSTGKMLKADALLKEMVANKISPNEVTYSILIDGFCKDGSVSAAVRIFKEMQVQGFTSSVVAYNALINGLCSDGEIDKALVLRDEMAASGLQPNIVTLNALINGLSKKNMLKEAKDLFDGIVKQGLHANVLTYNTLIDAYCKAGELEEAIKLRSLMLDHTVIPDVSTYNCFIGGYSRKGNNEAASKLLDEMRDKGLRPNVVTYNIRVDALCNMGKSRDAVKLLDEMFDLGLRPSHITYNILMDGYCREGNLRAALNLRRRMEKQGLQPNIVTYNVLLKGLCEKGKLEDANTYLNQMLEKGLIPNKITYDIVREGMIEKGFVPDIDGHLYTSSRPQSSMLRTEAISVLWYRMISFLVEIRLVDSREFHRKKVLESHFMFRNRQFSEDISLKFAPNWSLRSGARKRNRMYCKLQSVTVVFPKTQLLRKSIFNTPVLGEFHSVISCLQIVGDNKAASMIEAKEAIMWWD